From the genome of Ignavibacteria bacterium, one region includes:
- a CDS encoding sigma-54-dependent Fis family transcriptional regulator — protein sequence MTESISKSIFIKVIENQGAENNFNWLFETIPSALIKSFPPDEINFSFNDTKRGIFIFNLIDFSKDVYNCITKQSHEFNNDNVIIVTSKHHAIETAELIRFGHNHVFFMPDDQFILRKYVSELVIQKQTEYNSDFLKHKEKRKYDFSAIVGNSKVLQEALELCKTLSKNSDVSVLVTGETGTGKELFARTIHFNSDRGRDPFIDIVCSAIPETLLESELFGHMKGSFTDARTDKPGLFEIAASGTIFLDEIGDLNHATQVKILRAIENKAIRRIGGLKDIQIQGRIIAATHRNLEELVQQGKFRLDLYHRLKVVTIEIPPLRERDEDIILLAEKFIQENNFKYTKKVEGLTRRAKRKLKEYKWPGNVRELAHVIERAVLLSNNTSIDGSDLVFTHKKSGSNLEKKSTFNLKIKLEEAKLASLEFALAKEVLKSVDGNKTEAAKILGVSRPKLDRILKKK from the coding sequence ATGACGGAGAGTATTTCAAAATCCATTTTTATCAAAGTTATCGAAAATCAAGGAGCTGAAAATAATTTCAACTGGCTCTTTGAGACAATTCCAAGTGCGTTAATTAAAAGTTTCCCCCCCGATGAAATAAACTTTTCATTTAATGATACAAAACGCGGGATTTTCATTTTCAATCTTATTGATTTTTCTAAGGATGTATATAATTGTATAACCAAGCAATCGCATGAATTTAACAATGATAATGTTATCATTGTTACCTCGAAGCATCATGCAATTGAAACGGCCGAATTGATTAGATTTGGGCATAATCATGTTTTTTTCATGCCTGACGATCAATTTATTCTTAGAAAATACGTCTCTGAACTTGTTATCCAGAAACAAACAGAATATAATTCTGATTTCTTAAAACATAAAGAAAAAAGAAAATATGATTTCTCTGCAATCGTTGGTAATTCAAAAGTGCTGCAAGAAGCATTAGAACTCTGTAAAACGCTTTCTAAAAATTCTGACGTAAGTGTTTTGGTTACAGGCGAAACTGGAACCGGTAAAGAACTTTTTGCAAGAACAATTCACTTCAATAGTGATAGGGGCCGCGATCCTTTTATCGATATAGTCTGTTCAGCAATTCCAGAAACTCTTCTGGAATCAGAACTCTTCGGTCACATGAAGGGGAGTTTCACCGATGCAAGGACTGACAAGCCTGGTTTATTCGAGATTGCCGCAAGTGGAACTATTTTTCTTGATGAGATCGGAGACCTTAATCACGCAACACAAGTTAAAATTCTAAGAGCGATAGAGAATAAAGCTATTCGGAGAATTGGCGGATTAAAGGATATCCAAATCCAAGGAAGAATAATTGCTGCAACGCACAGAAACTTAGAAGAATTAGTGCAGCAAGGGAAATTTAGACTTGATCTCTATCACCGGCTGAAAGTTGTTACCATTGAAATTCCTCCTCTAAGAGAACGCGATGAAGATATAATTTTATTAGCGGAAAAATTCATTCAAGAAAATAACTTTAAGTATACTAAAAAGGTTGAGGGATTGACCAGGCGAGCTAAACGCAAACTCAAAGAATATAAGTGGCCCGGAAATGTGAGGGAATTGGCACATGTAATCGAAAGAGCTGTTCTTCTTTCCAATAACACTTCGATTGATGGGAGTGATCTTGTTTTCACGCACAAAAAATCTGGTTCTAATTTGGAAAAAAAGTCAACTTTTAATCTTAAAATCAAATTGGAAGAAGCTAAATTAGCTAGTCTTGAATTTGCGTTAGCAAAAGAAGTTCTTAAAAGTGTTGATGGAAATAAAACTGAAGCGGCAAAAATTCTTGGTGTTTCTCGTCCCAAACTTGATAGAATTCTTAAAAAGAAATAA
- a CDS encoding tetratricopeptide repeat protein yields MILNSRYKIIKKLGEGRGNVFLVQDLSRVNEFVALKAISKEKISQNEIKSLINEFRILKRFRHPNVVRVFDIAKVYESDDTDLIDTYFYTAEFIDGQNLIETIKHSADSSIQDFEIFKKVLFQICSTLYYIHQSGLIHYDIKPENILIQKSHSGQISNIKLIDFGFGAEGEARLRGTPAYVSPEIIKGEISDHRSDLYSLGATLYHLFAGKPPFEADDQVDLLKLHLSAEPEPLPAFVPSSLQEVISKLMRKNPEERYSNSLEIITELETDLPIQFENTWFFPKVLSTREEEVEEIHNYIREGKNSQFNGYLIFGEEGTGKSLLIEKIEQTLIDNNHSVYLVSNPQQSFRAYDYWLNLIQMIKEHLRSSHANEENAQAVLVSLAKMESLFDPERGSLLKPESFRIDLAEALIDYAECEPFVLLIDDFQNLDKISKEFLRYIVPALNGYGVKTILTLTTSQLNDDFVKSLVNFETIVLSPLDREQVLQLLRAYFKWGFPYNEVAEMILEYVDCLPSSVKDFLDYLLQNKIITIDHRNFQFHAELVNESSIREDIVHIHRTRFENLSKNEKEILTYLSCFPFPISIDDLALIIGWSSEELKNTSGQLASLGWVKYEIEARTLFIPIKSFRSYLYSTFTDRNSFHLKAAEVFRSLNYTPDLIAGQHELAGNKSEAYKFYTEAALSAEKLEAFSLMEEILDKASKNLLSEEEQFLLEKNYVRCYYHLSQFNKTSKLIESLLNKNVLNNNDKFQFTLWLASIYYRLGESDKSLNIFDDVYNLALTVEDKLKVEIEQININTTLGNYTLVGKQCENILNEYNEFLNDPLKASVLNNLGIANFMEGNYEIAAREFGKALTIYETKGDKVKLSQLNMNLGNVHNIKGERKEAFKYWYRSMEINESYGDLAQKAKILNNMGISAYDEFEYDEALKYYREAKEIFEIIGDSMGKGLVLFNISETALSMCNYTLAFECLNESKEYCKRLNDNEGLAQSLFYLGRLYLIFNQTEIAESIYSELENLVELNKLQPSQMPYMLFLSASIKTNQKEYGDAEIKFELARELFKENSINYYDFKCSLQLMEIYLFLGKYEEAIRTYNGLTINETFLKNKLLHAESLFIMGKLTKRPGVDLSQTAIDFYTSGLSLLENMPISEVTWQLVFYLGEEYLTRGVYQKGTENLTNAKLLLSYLCRNINEKKFLDSYVNQPERKRIIEKIAKNLVN; encoded by the coding sequence ATGATTCTTAATTCCCGATATAAAATTATAAAAAAATTGGGGGAAGGACGCGGAAATGTGTTTCTCGTCCAAGACTTATCAAGGGTGAATGAATTCGTTGCACTCAAAGCGATTTCAAAAGAGAAAATATCACAGAATGAAATAAAGTCTTTAATTAATGAATTTAGGATATTAAAACGGTTTAGACATCCGAACGTTGTTAGAGTGTTTGATATCGCAAAAGTTTACGAATCCGATGACACTGACTTAATTGATACATACTTTTACACTGCAGAATTTATTGATGGGCAAAATTTAATCGAAACTATTAAGCATTCTGCTGATTCGTCTATCCAAGATTTTGAAATATTCAAAAAGGTATTATTTCAAATTTGTTCGACACTTTATTACATCCATCAATCGGGATTAATCCATTACGATATAAAACCGGAAAACATCCTTATACAAAAATCTCATTCCGGACAAATCAGCAATATAAAGCTAATCGATTTCGGATTTGGTGCCGAGGGTGAAGCAAGGCTTCGCGGAACTCCAGCTTATGTTTCTCCGGAAATCATTAAGGGTGAAATTTCTGATCACAGGTCGGATTTATACTCACTTGGAGCGACGTTATATCATTTATTTGCTGGTAAGCCCCCGTTTGAAGCAGATGATCAGGTTGATTTATTAAAATTACATTTATCTGCAGAACCAGAACCATTACCGGCATTTGTTCCCAGTTCACTTCAGGAAGTTATTTCCAAATTAATGAGAAAAAATCCTGAGGAGCGCTATTCAAACAGTCTAGAAATTATTACAGAACTGGAAACCGACTTACCCATTCAATTTGAGAATACTTGGTTTTTCCCGAAAGTACTCTCTACTCGAGAAGAAGAAGTTGAGGAAATACATAACTATATTCGAGAAGGGAAAAATAGCCAGTTTAACGGTTATTTAATTTTCGGTGAGGAGGGGACTGGTAAATCTCTATTGATAGAAAAAATTGAACAAACGCTAATTGATAATAACCATTCTGTTTATCTGGTTAGTAATCCGCAGCAGTCATTTCGAGCATATGATTATTGGCTCAATTTAATTCAGATGATAAAGGAACATCTTCGAAGCAGTCACGCAAATGAAGAAAACGCACAGGCAGTTTTGGTCTCACTTGCAAAAATGGAATCATTGTTCGATCCTGAACGGGGGAGTTTACTTAAGCCCGAATCATTCCGTATAGATTTAGCAGAAGCATTAATCGATTATGCCGAGTGTGAACCGTTTGTTTTATTAATTGATGACTTTCAAAACCTCGATAAAATATCCAAAGAATTTCTGCGATATATAGTTCCTGCGCTTAATGGTTATGGAGTGAAAACTATACTAACATTGACTACTTCTCAACTTAATGATGATTTCGTAAAATCATTGGTGAATTTTGAGACGATTGTTTTAAGCCCTCTTGATCGAGAGCAGGTCCTCCAACTTCTGAGAGCTTATTTCAAGTGGGGATTTCCTTACAATGAAGTAGCTGAGATGATTTTGGAATATGTTGATTGCCTTCCAAGTTCGGTAAAAGATTTTTTGGATTACTTATTACAGAACAAAATTATAACAATTGATCATAGAAACTTCCAATTCCACGCTGAATTAGTTAACGAGTCATCAATAAGAGAAGATATCGTCCATATTCACCGAACTCGATTCGAAAATCTTTCAAAAAACGAGAAAGAAATTCTTACGTATCTTTCATGTTTTCCATTTCCAATTTCCATAGATGATTTGGCATTGATTATTGGCTGGAGTAGTGAGGAGCTGAAAAACACAAGCGGACAACTGGCATCTTTGGGATGGGTAAAATATGAAATTGAAGCGCGTACGTTGTTTATTCCAATAAAAAGTTTTCGGAGTTACCTATACAGTACTTTTACAGATAGAAATTCTTTTCATCTTAAAGCTGCCGAAGTTTTTAGAAGCCTGAACTACACACCTGATTTAATCGCAGGCCAACATGAGTTGGCTGGAAATAAATCAGAAGCTTATAAGTTTTATACAGAAGCCGCTCTCTCAGCCGAGAAACTTGAAGCATTTTCGTTAATGGAAGAAATTCTAGATAAAGCATCAAAAAATTTACTTTCAGAAGAAGAACAATTTCTACTTGAAAAGAATTACGTACGTTGTTACTACCACCTTTCTCAGTTTAATAAAACCTCAAAATTGATTGAGAGTCTTCTCAATAAAAATGTATTAAATAACAACGATAAATTCCAATTCACTCTTTGGCTTGCTTCAATCTATTACCGTCTTGGCGAGTCAGATAAATCCTTAAACATTTTTGATGATGTATATAACCTCGCATTAACAGTTGAGGATAAACTGAAGGTGGAGATTGAACAAATCAACATTAACACCACACTTGGGAATTATACTTTGGTTGGCAAGCAGTGCGAAAATATTTTGAATGAATATAATGAATTTCTTAATGATCCATTGAAGGCATCGGTTTTAAATAATCTGGGTATTGCCAATTTTATGGAGGGCAATTATGAAATTGCAGCAAGGGAGTTTGGAAAAGCGTTAACCATTTATGAGACCAAAGGAGACAAAGTAAAATTATCCCAATTAAACATGAATCTGGGCAATGTTCATAATATCAAAGGGGAGCGAAAAGAAGCATTTAAATATTGGTATAGATCAATGGAGATCAATGAGAGTTATGGAGATTTAGCCCAAAAAGCAAAAATTTTAAATAATATGGGCATTTCTGCTTATGATGAATTTGAATATGATGAAGCCTTGAAATATTACAGAGAAGCTAAAGAAATATTTGAGATAATCGGAGATTCGATGGGAAAAGGATTAGTGCTATTCAATATTTCTGAAACTGCTCTTTCGATGTGTAATTACACTCTAGCATTTGAATGTCTTAATGAATCAAAAGAGTATTGCAAAAGACTAAACGATAATGAGGGATTGGCGCAATCGCTATTTTACCTGGGCAGGCTCTATTTAATTTTTAATCAAACTGAGATTGCAGAAAGTATTTACTCGGAACTGGAGAATTTAGTTGAGTTAAATAAACTGCAACCCTCTCAAATGCCCTACATGCTATTTTTATCAGCTTCAATAAAAACAAATCAAAAAGAATATGGTGATGCTGAAATTAAATTTGAATTAGCCCGTGAATTGTTTAAGGAAAATTCAATTAATTATTATGATTTTAAATGTTCTCTGCAATTAATGGAAATTTACCTTTTTCTTGGAAAATATGAAGAGGCAATCAGAACCTACAATGGACTAACGATTAATGAGACTTTTTTGAAAAATAAATTGCTGCATGCAGAATCTCTATTTATAATGGGAAAGTTAACAAAAAGACCCGGTGTCGATTTAAGTCAAACCGCAATCGATTTTTATACAAGTGGACTCAGCTTGTTAGAGAATATGCCAATTTCTGAAGTTACTTGGCAGCTAGTGTTCTATCTTGGAGAAGAGTATCTCACAAGAGGTGTTTATCAGAAAGGAACCGAGAATTTGACTAACGCTAAGTTATTGCTATCTTATCTTTGCAGAAATATTAACGAGAAAAAATTTCTTGATTCTTATGTTAATCAGCCAGAGCGCAAAAGAATTATTGAAAAAATAGCAAAAAATCTTGTAAATTAA
- a CDS encoding tetratricopeptide repeat protein produces MSSLPNFFIEEINTLLSDYISQNEISRYRFDKVTTWATNIDFKGKFSLFDEEQLNVEFTPADDRVEIDKIITLAEKNFPEDKFYDFLLKIGQLCISHGKMNLSEEIFLKVARENENNLFKAESLFFIARLGTKSAHWENSERNIVDARNLFRTLGEKTGITKCENLLGTICANQGKLDEAEKHFENSHKLVDRTTEVELTAQIEMNLGIINNIKGSFNKAEQYFQSSLSRLSEVGSLNRIAEVRHNLGMMFLEQSKFENALKEFDESIKVSIEAGLQPMMGISYLCKATAYFRMNEYDLADAFATKSYDICYGLSDKQSLAEVYKIKGMIARLRKNFNDSENYLQSSLRLNEKFRDDLNLAETSFELAKLYGTLNKKTEEDNYLNQALQYYRKIEAVGKIKELQKLLDNRINF; encoded by the coding sequence ATGAGTTCTTTACCGAACTTTTTCATTGAAGAAATTAATACTCTCCTATCAGACTACATCAGTCAGAATGAAATCTCTAGATATCGGTTTGACAAAGTAACAACATGGGCAACTAATATAGATTTCAAAGGGAAGTTTTCACTATTTGATGAAGAACAATTAAATGTTGAGTTTACTCCAGCGGATGATCGTGTCGAAATTGATAAAATTATTACTCTGGCTGAGAAGAATTTCCCTGAAGATAAATTCTATGATTTTCTGTTAAAGATCGGTCAACTATGTATTTCACACGGAAAAATGAATCTGTCTGAAGAGATTTTTTTGAAGGTTGCTCGAGAAAATGAAAATAACTTATTTAAAGCAGAATCATTGTTCTTTATTGCTCGGCTCGGTACTAAAAGTGCTCATTGGGAGAATTCAGAAAGAAACATAGTGGATGCTAGGAACTTATTCAGGACATTAGGCGAGAAAACAGGAATAACTAAATGTGAGAACTTACTTGGAACGATTTGCGCCAATCAGGGAAAACTCGATGAAGCCGAAAAACATTTTGAAAACAGTCATAAGTTAGTCGATAGAACCACAGAAGTAGAATTAACGGCTCAAATTGAAATGAATCTCGGTATAATCAATAATATTAAAGGAAGTTTTAATAAAGCAGAGCAATATTTTCAAAGTTCACTCAGCAGATTGAGCGAAGTTGGCAGTCTAAATCGAATTGCCGAGGTAAGACACAATCTCGGGATGATGTTTCTTGAACAATCGAAATTTGAAAATGCATTAAAAGAATTCGATGAAAGTATTAAAGTTTCCATTGAAGCTGGATTACAGCCGATGATGGGAATATCATATTTATGCAAAGCCACGGCATATTTTAGAATGAATGAATATGACCTTGCTGACGCATTCGCCACTAAAAGCTATGATATCTGCTATGGATTGAGTGATAAGCAATCACTCGCCGAGGTTTATAAAATTAAGGGGATGATTGCAAGACTTCGAAAAAACTTTAATGATTCAGAAAACTATCTGCAATCCAGTTTGCGTCTGAATGAAAAATTCAGAGACGATTTAAATTTAGCCGAAACTTCATTCGAACTTGCAAAGCTTTATGGGACCCTTAACAAAAAAACTGAGGAAGATAACTACCTTAATCAGGCACTGCAGTATTACAGGAAAATCGAAGCCGTTGGAAAAATTAAAGAACTTCAAAAATTGCTCGATAATAGAATTAACTTTTAA